The genomic region GAAAGTTCAAGGCAACACATTTTACTATATGAGTAGAGTTTGATAAAACTATATATCTCAATTTCAACCAGTTTGGAATCATAAATGTCAGAAATATAATCTGCTATTCAACTATGATGGATCCTCAGACCAAAAAAAAGATATTGGAGTCCAGCATTCCAAATGAACCATGCCCACCCCAATGTAATACACAGAAATCATGCAAGGATGATCCTAGATTTTAGAAATTAGGCAAGTACTGAAATTATATTTACAAACCTCACAATACAAGCCCGAATCAAGATAGAAAACGTATCTAAATACAATCGAAGATTCCTCAACAAAATAGAAATATAGAAACAGCGATATCATCCACAAATTACAATGAATGAAACATACAAGATTGACATACCTGCTCAATGTTATATCCCGGGGCTGGATCATTTGAGAGTTCTAATACCCTGGCAAACCGATCCAAGCAATTTCCAACAGCAATATCAATGGTCTCTCCAAAGATTCGATACCTCCCTTCACTATAGGCAATCACCTGTGTGTTCCCCCCACTCACATACAACACAACAGGATCAACCGCGCCAGTCACAATCCTTCCCATCTCGATATGCGCAACACAATGATTAACTGCAACAATGGGCTTCTTCCACAGCTGTGAAAGAACCCTAACAACAATGGCAGCAACTTGTAGCGGCGCTCCCATTCCAGGACCTTTGGTGTAACAAAGGCAATCGATCTCTTGAAGGGTTACTTGTGCAGTTTCCAAAGCAGATTTAACTAACGGCAGAATGTGTTGGAGATGGTGTTGTGCAGTTTCACGGGGAAGGAAACCTTGGCCAGGAGGGGTAATGTATGTGTGACGTGGGTTTGACAAGATTGTGCCATCTAAGGTCACAACGCCGACACCAATCTTGTTTGCTGAACCCTCAAAACCTAGAGCAATCTGTTTCTTCATTTTTGTACAATAATTCATGCACACCCTAGCAAAATTGATTCAGAATAAAGTTAAAACAAGGGTTTCAATTCATGAAAATCTGTCAAGCAACTGCATATGAACTTTGTTCCAAAACAGTGACCGTAAACTTCTCGAATTGATATGATTATATAAACCTACTGACCCACACTTAGATTGTTAAGTGTAAACTTCCCAAACTACATATAAACACGGTTACCAACAGGTAACCCAATCAAACTTTCATACTGTGTCTGACAATTTACTGCTGTTTCCTATGTTTTGAGATAAACAATCAGAGGATAAACTAAAAATTTGATTAAAAACATGAACAAAATGACTGCTACTGAACAAAAAATTGCAACTAAAAAGTAAACAATCTCATGAAAATCAATTGTCATTAGAACTCACACTATGCTCATAGAGATACAAATTAACTTACCCAGAACTCACTCTATCTCAATTGAACGGTGGCGATGGATTTTGAAACTTCGAAAACGCTGCAAATTTCGTGAAGAGAAGAGAGTGGGGAAGGTGAGCGAGAGACGACGAAAGCTTTTTTATCTAGAGCAAAAGCCAAGCGCAAAAAAGACATTTCCCGTAGATGTCGCCTATGCGGGCTATGCGAACTGGGCCTAAGTGGGCTAGGCGGAGCTTTTACGCGGCTAGGCGGAACTTGGGTAGACTGGGCTTTGGGAGGCTGGTTGGTCCACGTTTAAAAAGAAGAAAAATTCTTCAGTGCGACGGCCGTGCCACGTGTCCGTGCGACACGTGTCTTTTTTTTTTTTTNNNNNNNNNNNNNNNNNNNNNNNNNNNNNNNNNNNNNNNNNNNNNNNNNNNNNNNNNNNNNNNNNNNNNNNNNNNNNNNNNNNNNNNNNNNNNNNNNNNNNNNNNNNNNNNNNNNNNNNNNNNNNNNNNNNNNNNNNNNNNNNNNNNNNNNNNNNNNNNNNNNNNNNNNNNNNNNNNNNNNNNNNNNNNNNNNNNNNNNNNNNNNNNNNNNNNNNNNNNNNNNNNNNNNNNNNNNNNNNNNNNNNNNNNNNNNNNNNNNNNNNNNNNNNNNNNNNNNNNNNNNNNNNNNNNNNNNNNNNNNNNNNNNNNNNNNNNNNNNNNNNNNNNNNNNNNNNNNNNNNNNNNNNNNNNNNNNNNNNNNNNNNNNNNNNNNNNNNNNNNNNNNNNNNNNNNNNNNNNNNNNNNNNNNNNNNNNNNNNNNNNNNNNNNNNNNNNNNNNNNNNNNNNNNNNNNNNNNNNNNNNNNNNNNNNNNNNNNNNNNNNNNNNNNNNNNNNNNNNNNNNNNNNNNNNNNNNNNNNNNNNNNNNNNNNNNNNNNNNNNNNNNNNNNNNNNNNNNNNNNNNNNNNNNNNNNNNNNNNNNNNNNNNNNNNNNNNNNNNNNNNNNNNNNNNNNNNNNNNNNNNNNNNNNNNNNNNNNNNNNNNNNNNNNNNNNNNNNNNNNNNNNNNNNNNNNNNNNNNNNNNNNNNNNNNNNNNNNCATAAGAAATGGCTACCATTAACATAAGAGAAATCAAAGAAAAGTAGACTTTCTGGAAATCTAAATTGTTCTTGAGATTGAAGCAACCCAAGGTAAAAGATACAAAGTCTACATTTAACATAAGACACCTCTACTATTTTCATTATAAATGTCTACCATTAACATAAGAGAAATCAAATAAAAGTAGACTTTCTGGAAATCTGAATTGTTCTTCAGATTGAACCAACCCAAGGTAAAAGATGCAAAGTCTACATTTAATATAAGACACAACTACTTTTTTCATAAGAAATGTCTACCATTAACACAAGAGAAATCAAAGAAAAGTAGACTTTCTGAAAATCAAAATTGTTCTTGAGATTGAATCAATAATGGAAGGTGAAAGTTGCAAAGTCTACATTTAACATAAGACACGTCTACTATTTTCATTAGAAACGTCTACCATTAACATAAGAGAAATCAAAGAAAAGTAGATTTTCTGGAAAATTAAATTGTTCTTGAGATTGAAGCAAATTAACTAAAGGTAAAAATGCAAAGTCTACATGTAACATAAGACACAACTACTTTTTTCATAAGTAAATGTCTACCATTAACATAAGAGAAATCAAAGAAAAGTAGACTTTCTGGAAATCTAAATTGTTCTTGAGATTGAACCAACCCAAGGTAAAAGATGCAAAGTCTACATTTAACATAAGACACAACTACTTTTTTCATAAGAAATGTCTACCATTAACATAAGAGAAATCAAAGAAAAGTAGACTTTCTGGAAATCTAAATTGTTCTTGAGATTGAATCAATAATAGAAGATGAAAGTTGCAAAGTCTACATTTATAACATAACACACGTCTACTATTTTCATTAGAAACATCTACTATTAACATAAGAGAAATCAAAGAAAAGTAGATTTTCTAGAAAATTAAATTGTTCTTGAGATTGAAGCAAATTAACCAAGGTAAAAAATGCAAAGTCTACATTTAACATAAGACACAACAACTTTTTTCATAAGAAATGGCTACCATTAACATAAGAGAAATCAAAGAAAAGTAGATTTTCTGGAAATCTAAATTGTTCTTGAGATTGAAGCAACCCAAGGTAAAAGATACAAAATCTACATTTAACATAAGACACCTCTACTATTTTCATTAGAAATGTCTACCATTAACATAAGAGAAATCAAAGAAAAGTAGACTTTCTGGAAATCTAAATTGTTCTTGAGATTGAACCAACCCAAGGTAAAAGATGCAAAGTCTACATTTAACATAAGACACAACTACTTTTTTCATAAGAAATGTCTACCATTAACATAAGAGAAATCAAAGAAAAGTAGATTTTCTGGAAAATTAAATTGTTCTTGAGATTGAAGTAAATTAACCAAGGTAAAAAATGCAAAGTCTACATGTAACATGCATTTAGAACCAGGAACAGAAGAGAGTGAAGAGAGATCGACTTGTGTACCCGAGTATTATTAGTTAATCCAGGAAATAGATCTGAAAAGATGAGGTAAGGTTTCGTTTTCTTCTCATCTTTCCTGCAAAAGTACGTGCCCGGCCAGCCAGCAAAATCAGAAAACATTGCAGATAGTTATTCGATCTCAAAGGTAAATCATACTTCCCTAACAATGCAACCTATGAAAGAAATTTAATAGTTGTTAGCTCTGAATCATGTGGTACACACTGATTGTAGAAGAATAAATATCACATAACCCATTAGAAATCGCTTCAAAGTAGCAACTATTTTCTATTGCTTGCTTACATTGCAGTGAATGTACATGATCTTTATCGCTCTATCACTATTTTGGCAATACCAATTTATGTATTTTTTGTTTTTGTTTTTGTTGTTTTGAGTGTGTAGATTGGTAATACCAGGATGAAGTGACAACTGTGGCGGAGCTATTGACAGATTCAGCTGGGGTTTGCTCTCTCACATACTCGTTTGCTCTTGCAGCTGCTTCTGCAAAAAAATTCAGTTAAAATTTATTTAATGAAAGGTCACTGGTTGCCAATTTGGATGTATGTGTTCATAATCAAATATAATTTATTTAAGAGGGGCACTCAAAATAATCAGAAATCCGAAGCAGCAAATTTTTCTTTCTGATCATGGGACTTCTAATGTGTTTTTTTTTTTGGTAAAGTATGAAGCCTGTATGAACAAATGATGCTAATGTATATTTACCTTGTATGTGTTCTTCATGTTTTATGCTCCTATACGTCTGTTCATAGAAATCTAAACCGTGAGAAATAACATTGATCATGTAAAATTCCAAACATTAGTGTACGTACGTAGTAATAGCTCACCTGAACATGGCTTTTTATATGATTTATGGTGACACCTTCAACATTCATGATCTGCAAGATCTTCTTTGGAGTAGCTCCTAAAATTGGAAAAGATAAACAAATAATTAAATAACCAAACACAAAATGTTGCGAGAGGCTAATTAACATAGACACACGAGAGAGAGAGAGGTTAGATAATCACTGTCTTCTCCTCCAAGGCTATCAACTGCATGCACAAAACAGCGGTGGAGATCAGGTGTCCAGCGAATCCGAGGCACCCTGTTGGAGGAAACATGAGGTAACATAGCAGTTGACGGGCCGGTAGGTCTCTGCAGAATCATCATTTCAGCTGGCAAGTTTTCACGGTGGACTTGCACCTGTTGAGGTTCATTTCTAGTTTCGTGATTCTCATAGGATGAGAAATGTGGAGTGTCTTTTAATTGTAATTGTTGACCATTGTCAACTGATCTCCTAACAGAGCTGCCTTCACCTAATTGAACCCTTTCATTGCCATATCTTGGCTTGGACAATGAGAGAGGTAGCTTATATATAAATATATATATATATATATATATATATTTTGATCAGAAGTGACTCAGAGAGCTAGAGCTTGAGAGGGGCAACGGCTGCACACACAGGGAATAGCATAAATAGAGAGAAGGTGACCCCTTTGCTCATTTTGTCGTCGTCCTCTAGTGACAGCTTAAGATCATCCTGAGAGGGACACTTCAGCCAGTAGATTAGAGTTTCACCCTGCAAAATAAAAGAATTTTAGCATAGAATTTCAGGCAGGTAAGTCAGGTGGTGGTCTATGTTGAAAAGCGCCCTCATGATTGGGTGAAAGTGAAAGGTGAGAAGTAGTGAAAAGAATAATTCATTCAACTACAAGTCGGATCGATGCTGTCATTTTGTTCTCGCATTCTCTTTACAACTTCGCTCAGTATTATCCAAATTCAAAAGAGCTCTGAGAAGGAATCTTAAGGAAAATTTTATCCGTGAGAAAGAGCCAGTAAAGCATACGTTATAGCAAGAGAGAAATTAAATTTGGTTTGCTAAGCCAGTGAAGACGACAAAAGCGAAAGGAAACATCCTCTAAGACGACTCAGAAATCGGATCTAATTTTTCAAAAGATAGCCCCCGGTATCAGCTGAAAAGAGAAGAGAAAGCTTAATCACACTCCCCCAGTGATTTACTCAAACACAAAGCAAAACCCGTTTCACATCGAATCCAGACGCCAATCCACGACGAGCACAAAACATCATGCAGCGGAGATCTTAATGAGGAACTTGGGTGGAAATTTCTTCATTAACACAAAAGAGCAAAACACCAAAAGAGGTGAAACAGATCGATCCCAAGGCGGGAACATGGCGTCCATGGCCGTGGAGATAACAGAGAGGTTGAGAGCAGCTGGAAAATGAAGAGAGTCGGGTTTCGAGTATCTGAGCCTGGGCGCCATGGACAAGTGTGTTTAGATTCGTAAGCAAAGCAAAAGTGATGGTGGGATAGAGTTTAGAGCAAAGGACGAGTCACTATGCGACGAGTTTCGCAGAGTCAGGAAACCCTAGCTAACCTGGACTCCTGGAGAATGGAGGTCATTTTCTTAAATGACGTTTTCATCCCGAATAATTATTTTTGATCCAAGTCCCTGAGTTTTATATATTTTAATTATCTGGAGAATGGAGATGCTCGATCTGTGTCTGGCATAGTATTATATAAACCCTAGTCGGCTCATATTCACTTGACCTAGCTAGTATCACCAGCAGCTTTTTTCTATTCTTATTTCTTTATAATAATTTGTGTTATATATTGTGTACATATATACTTTCTCCTATAAAGACCCTGCGTGCATCCAAACTCTTCCAACCAAAATAGTATTGAGAGATTTGGATGCATGATGGAAGCAATTCCTGAAGACATCATACAAGAGATCTTCCTAAAGTTGCCCATAAAATCTTTACTCCGATGCACCACAGTGTGCAAATCTTGGCTTTCCCTGATCAAAAGCTCTAGTTTCATTGACACCCACCTCCGCAACCAAAACTACCTCCCCTACTCCCCCTCTCTATTCGCTCCATGCGACATGTTCTATTATTGTGGTCAGCATGACATACTGCTCTGGAATAACAAAGCATTGAGGTGTCTTGACTGGTACAACATAACGCGTGCATTCAATAAACTCGAGCTTCTACATCCAAAGGAAGCTGAATATTCTTATGATGTTTATGACTACAAAAAGAAAAAAGTACATTGGTTTGATGTGGTTGGAACTTGTAATGGGATATTATGCCTGACTGGCTTTAGATTTGACAAGTACCAGCGTCGTAGGGCGGATGTCAGGGAGGCTATCACGGCAATAATTTGGAACCCTTCTATTAAACGGTTTGTGATCATACCTAGTGGTTTCTTTGTAGATTATGCCTTTGGCTATGATTCTTCTACCAATGACTATAAAATTTTGAGAAGCGTGGTTCACGATTCTTATGAAATCGCAACTGAGGTTGAGGTTTGGTCACTAGCCCGAGGCTCATGGAAGACTCTTATTCCTGATATTATTCCTGCCAACTTAATTTAATCCTATGGAGCCTTATCGTGGACAGCATGTTTTTGTCAATGGTGCCTTGCATTGGGTTCAATTCTGTAACATAGATAGGCACAAATACATTGTGCTGTTTTCTATGTCATCTGAATCATTTGGAGAGATTACAATGCCTGAAGTTTTGAGAAACGATTCATACGATTGCTATATGTCAAGATACTGCGAGTCATCACTCGCTTTGTTAATTGAGGATTTCGACAATAATAACAATAATCTTCACTTGTGGGTGATGAAGGAATATGGTGTGGCAGAATCGTGGACTAAACTGTTCACGGTAGGCAGCTTGTATGCTAGAGCTTATTCCAAGCCATATTATTTTCGGAAGAATGGTGAACTACTGGTCAATTTTTATGATGGTTTTTGGGGATCATGGAGGTCCTTTCTACAGTTTCATGGATTCTTTTATAGAAAGCATTTTTTTACTCGACCTACCCAACTGTATTACTTACTAGAGTCAGAATAGGTGTGGATTGCATTGTAGCTATCCTCCATCTTTTAGGGTCCCTCAGAGCCCAGAAGTACTAGTGATTGTATGTTATTTCAATTTTCACTTTGAATCTTTGATGGTTTTATGAGATTATTATTGTATTGTTATGGTTACGTTGATTAGTGAAATAGCCAGTTTACTTAATATTTCCATTGGGCGACACAACAGTACGTTGTGTCTTCTGATGCGTATATTGGCATAGTGTCGCTTCAGCAGGGCTCTTCCACCAGCTGCAGTGTGAAGTTTACCTGCCTTAGAGGTATTGCAGGCACCACTGCGGCAACAACAATGGCAAAGCATGGTGCCTGTGTTTAATTCACCCAGACCCCAATTTTCTGCACGAATTTATCTCCATCCATAATTAAATTAACTGGGTGGTAAAATCACAAGATTAGTTTAACACAAATTACACCCACTTTTTAGTTTTCATTTTTCATCTAGGACGAGTATGGAACAAGTCAACAAACACAGTGCAAACCAACCTTTTCCTTATCAATAACCAAACCAAGTAAAGAAATCATGTTGCAATAATTATGTCATCATCAATACATTTCTGTTTTTATGAAAAGAATATACAGTGAAGGCAGCAGTAGCCATGGGTGTATTATATCAACCATCCATTACCATTACAGAATGTAGAGATGTAATTCACTAATTCAAGAAACAAAGGCAGGCAACCAGCGGTTCAAGATTTGTCTCTATAACCTGGGTACAGGGCGAGGAGCGTCCCAGTCAGCCACAATGTGATTGCGGGTGATTTCTTTCAGTGAACGGCATCCACTTAATGCCATGGTTAGCTCAAACTCCTCACGCAACATTTGGAGTACTTTTCTAACGCCAGCCTCTCCTTCAGCAGCCAAAGAGAACACCACAGGGCGTCCAATCTGTGATAAAAGTCAGTCTCAGTATACGTCTGACAGAAAATATAACAATGAAAAGCAAATTAACCATAGCTGAATTAACGGAGCTTTCTATCAATCAAGTACGGCATAACTAGCTTATTTTGTAGGTGAATGAGTAAACATGCTTGTTAACCATCACAGATGCACAGTTAGATGGAATTGTAAAACATCTTCTAAGCTCATGTGGCATAATATTTTGGGAGGTTGCGGTTTATCCTTTTGTGGAGTGAGGGACAGACATATGTGAATAGAAGTCGAATAAGTACTTCCATCCGAGTATATTCATCCTTAATGATCATGTGGCCAAATATTATCAGATTTGTACTTACAAATATTCCAGAGGCACCCAATGCTAATGCTTTAAAGACATCTGTTCCACGACGAACACCACCATCCAAGAAAACAGGAATACGTCCTTGCGCAGCTTTGACAACCTAATTATCAAGCCAGCGGGATCATGTCAAATCATTGTGAAAACTGGGATTAACAATTGCTTATTACTTACGAGGCAGATACACCAATAAACATCAATAACCAAGCTGTTGTACCTCCTCTAAGGCCATGATAGTTGAAGGCACATAATCAAGTTGTCGAGCACCATGATTGGATACAATGATCCCAGCTGCTCCAGATTGTACTGAAAGCCTTGCTGCAAGATGAAAATAAAAGAGTTAATCAAGCATCACAAACCTATCATATACCGAGAGAAAATGAGTTCAACAATTACCATCTTCAGCAGTGAGAACACCCTTGACCAGAATAGGAAGTTTAGTGATTGTCTGAAGCCACTGTACATCCTGTCCACATAAAAATACAGATTATTAGATCCATCAAATTTTGTAAAGCTATGCGTAGTTATGAAGACAACTAGTTTCTTTTCGCAAACTTCCTACTGAATATTCCCAGCCAAAACACATTCTCCCTTCCTTTTGAATTTGCATATTTCCAATCAGAAGATGGAAGAGCCTAGATCCTGGTCTGTTATTCCAATACATACCATTTTAAGATCTAGAAACCGTAATGTTTCTAGAAAAAATTATTGGAGACGGGAAGGGCGGCTGTTCAAGTAGTTCATACTTTAAATAACTTATAATTTTCTTCATCAAGTGTAAACTCGGTGGACGATAGCAGAATAATTTATGAGCACCAAGTTGTAACTGTTACAAAGATTACGAATCATGCTTTTTAGATTCATGTATCTCAAGATTTGGTCTCAGGGAACAAACCTTCCAGCTAAGAGAACGATCAATTTGACCAGCAACGTATGAAGCAAGTCCAGAGTCATTAGCCTGTAAGATCAAAGTGAGCAAGTCGAACGAACAATGAATTTACTTAAATTTTAAGGCAGTCACAGTTTCTACTCACTTTGTCCATCTTTCCAAGGTCTAAACCTTCAAAGTTCTTCAGTGTTAGAAATGGAGGTAAAGTAAATCTGTACAACAACCAATAATAGATATTAATACGAGTGAAACAAGCTGATGTCAAATGCTGAACTGAACTCAACCTTATTAAACCATTAGGGGAAAAACAGATGATGTTTATCATCAAATTAACTTGACATGAATGTTTTCACTTTGAGCAACTGGTATTGCTGTAACAGTTGTGGACATGAATTTGACCTGTTCTTGATGTCAGCTTCTCTGCGACCCAGCCTTGGAGTATCAACTGTAAGAGCAATTGCCTTGAACCCAGCCCTTTCAGCTCTTCTCACTAGCTGAGCAACTACATGCCTGTCCTTGTATACCTGAAAATTATGACCCGAAAACCATGGATCAAAACATCTTGGAAAGCAAGGAAACGTATACCAAATAGTCCAGACTGAAAACCAGGGACAATTAAGTATAGTAACCAATGAACAAGGAATAAGCAAGATTATATAAGCTTACATAGAGCTGGAAAAAACGGATTCCAGGTCCAGTTGAAGCAACCTCTTCAACACTTGAAGTAGCCCATGATGACAAAGTCTGATACAATAGACAAGAAATTGGTCTTCAGAAAAAAAAAAAAAAAAAAAAAAAACACAACAACAAATTGAATCATAAAACAGAAAGAAGTTGTATAAGGTAACACTAGCATGCCCCATAAATGACATTCTCAATTATATTTACAGCCAAAGACATACACTTGTCCCCAAATAAGTGTTTTCTTTCTGGAAATGATGAAAATATACGTACAAATTGCATGTTCTTTATTTCCTAATACGGAAGCACGCCCATATTTAAGGAAACATTGTTCCCAGAGAACTTTTATTTGAAGATAGAGAAAGTGTTTGGCGATACAATAAAGTTACCAACAACTTCTGCAAACATCACTGATCTCCATTTACAATGCAACAGTGCAACACCATGTACTTCTCTTTGGCTCTTATCAAATTTTTTTATCACGAATTTCCATAGGAGCCAGGCCATCTACTTCACTTTTTGCCAGTTAAGGCATTTAACTCTTTATTACCAGCAGTACACACTTTGAGTTCTCACTTGTGATTGCTTAAACTTACCAAATTATCTCTAGAGAATCAATAAGGATCTGTCGGGTTATAATTTATTTAGCAGAAGTAGACAATTGATCAAGGTCAAAAGCAGTACCATAATTGTTCCCGCTGCTGATGCTGCTCGTGCAGTAGCATATTCACCTGAAGTAGTTCACATTACAATGTCAGTTAGACACCCTTGCTTGTCTCAACAGGATATGGTGTGATATGGGATGAGGATATATGGTATTATGACAAGATAGTAAAT from Fragaria vesca subsp. vesca linkage group LG3, FraVesHawaii_1.0, whole genome shotgun sequence harbors:
- the LOC101301758 gene encoding probable tRNA threonylcarbamoyladenosine biosynthesis protein OSGEP-like, with amino-acid sequence MNYCTKMKKQIALGFEGSANKIGVGVVTLDGTILSNPRHTYITPPGQGFLPRETAQHHLQHILPLVKSALETAQVTLQEIDCLCYTKGPGMGAPLQVAAIVVRVLSQLWKKPIVAVNHCVAHIEMGRIVTGAVDPVVLYVSGGNTQVIAYSEGRYRIFGETIDIAVGNCLDRFARVLELSNDPAPGYNIEQLAKKGEQFIDLPYAVKGMDVSFSGILSYIEATAVEKLKNDECTPADLCYSLQENVFAMLVEITERAMAHCDKRDVLIVGGVGCNERLQEMMKTMCAERGGRLFATDDRYCIDNGAMIAYTGLLAFAHGTSTPLEESTFTQRFRTDEVEAIWRVKEESAKANG
- the LOC101292384 gene encoding peroxisomal (S)-2-hydroxy-acid oxidase-like, which produces MGEVTNVSEYEAIAKQKLPKMAYDYYASGSEDQWTLAENRNAFSKILFRPRILIDVSNIDMTTTVLGFKISMPIMIAPTAFQKMAHPEGEYATARAASAAGTIMTLSSWATSSVEEVASTGPGIRFFQLYVYKDRHVVAQLVRRAERAGFKAIALTVDTPRLGRREADIKNRFTLPPFLTLKNFEGLDLGKMDKANDSGLASYVAGQIDRSLSWKDVQWLQTITKLPILVKGVLTAEDARLSVQSGAAGIIVSNHGARQLDYVPSTIMALEEVVKAAQGRIPVFLDGGVRRGTDVFKALALGASGIFIGRPVVFSLAAEGEAGVRKVLQMLREEFELTMALSGCRSLKEITRNHIVADWDAPRPVPRL